One part of the Anopheles merus strain MAF chromosome 3L, AmerM5.1, whole genome shotgun sequence genome encodes these proteins:
- the LOC121599947 gene encoding myoglobin — protein MSGPGSVVGSDEEEQTNYHTPDETGLTKSQKVALIAAWSIVKKDLVTHGRNIFVMFFEEYPQYLDYFDFGGGSAGELGENRSLHAHALNVMNFIGTLIDYGLNDPALLKCSLGKLVRNHRKRNVTKEDVAAVGGVIMRYCLKALEQHKTKTLEEAFGAFLGTVAAAFE, from the exons ATGTCCGGACCCGGGTCGGTAGTTGGATCGGATGAGGAGGAGCAAACGAATTACCACACACCGGATGAAACCGGCCTAACGAAATCGCAAAAGGTGGCCCTGATCGCGGCCTGGAGCATCGTCAAGAAGGATCTGGTTACGCACGGACGCAACATCTTCGTGAT GTTCTTCGAGGAGTACCCACAGTATCTGGACTACTTTGACTTTGGCGGCGGAAGTGCCGGTGAGCTCGGCGAGAACCGGTCCCTCCACGCGCACGCACTGAACGTGATGAACTTTATCGGCACCCTCATCGACTACGGACTGAACGATCCCGCCCTGCTCAAGTGTAGCCTAGGGAAGCTGGTGCGGAACCATCGGAAGCGTAACGTCACCAAGGAGGATGTCGCG GCCGTCGGTGGAGTTATCATGCGCTACTGCTTGAAGGCGCTCGAGCAGCATAAAACGAAAACGCTCGAGGAAGCGTTCGGCGCGTTCCTGGGGACGGTTGCGGCCGCGTTCGAGTGA